The segment tcgaAAGTGGCACATACTGAAAGAGTGGTGGTCATCTGGTAGAGAAGAAAGGGAAAGCAATACATATAGGGTGGTAGTGTAAATTGAAGAGAGAGCTAAGAGAAAAGAGGGAGATCTTTCTTGACTGCATATTCTACCAAACCAGACAGATTCTGCCGACATTTACTAATATGTACAGAAATTGGCAATTACTCTATCGCAGAAGTAGACCTTCTTTAGTTCACCAGTTTTCAAGAAATAGGGACAAAAGACAAAAAAATTGGTCCATTTGTTGTAATACCGCTGCACAATCATATATGGAGAAATGACTATATGGGTCAGTATATTTAGAAAAGTCAATTGTGTCAGATAGTATACAAATTCTttcactaaagggggttttacactgggcgattatcgggcaggcaAGCTTATatagaacactcgttgccgataattgccctctgtaaacagagaacgatcagcagatggatgagcaaacgctcgtttacctgctgatcgtatagtttaaaaaaagtaaaatattatcgctgtcggcagcacatctcgctgtATAAACAGCGAGacacgctgccaacatgataataatgtatgggggcgatcggagtaacgaccgcttgtcctcATCCATAGTTCCTTGTGACAggtgcaaacgagcgccgatcaatgatgtctcgctgatcgtcgctcgctgcaccagccgatTATCGGTCGGTGCAATAGGGGCTTTACTATAGTACCCTTCTGAACCATGCCATATCTAGGTGTAGTTGGGCAACAAAATCATAGTGGGCCCGCTAGTTGCCCACCTTTGGCTTGACAAGTATAGAGCGTGGGCCATAGTATCTGCCCAGGTTTGCCTGGTGCTGACACCGCCGTGTTTGAACCTCCCAACTCAGGTCAAATTTATGTGTTTTGCTATGCATTATGCAGGGTTATATTAATGAACCAGTCCCACCTCTTTTTAGTTTTTAGCTTGAGATCaactttatacatttttaattgcttctttagaaaaaaaaaacattcagtgCTAAAGCAGGAGCCCTGTACATCATTAGCAAGTCACATATTTGAACATTGCCACCAGCTGCGGAGCCGAGGACTGTACACAAATACACAAGAACAAACAGTGGCTTATTTTCATGTCCTCCATAATCACACGATCTACATTTTCAGCAATACCAATGGCACACATGATCGGGGCTCCTGGTGGAGATGTCGGGATTTTCTTTCATTGTCATTATATCAGTGGTCAATTGCTTGTCAGTGCGGGCTTTGATGAAGAAGGAGAATTCGACCAATCTGAAATTTTTTAGCTTACCTGGAGATTTCAAACTGGGCGGCCTTTTCGCTATTTATAATGAAGTTGAAGTATCAGGAAACTGGACAGGCAACAAAACCACGCAATGCAAAAAGtaaggtttttattttaattaacaAGGGTGTAATATAACATTGTATGAAATACGGCATGTCAGCCAGCTCCCCTGATAGAGAGATATTTTATTCGGTGCAACGTTACAATCTGTCCAGTTTATGCTATCTAGCAAAggagacattaaaggggttaactcATCAAGACAACCCGTTCTCTAAAAATAGCTGACCCACCATTGGGTCCAGCCACTGCAGGGAAAAGTTTTATTACGTGCCAGCTAACCAGATAGGAAGCCAAgcatgtaatacatgaatggaCTGTGTCCGCCAGTGCAGGATCTGCTCCTACTTAGCTGCTCTTCACTGTGGCTCATAGTGGGGGTCTCAAACAGAATATTAACGAGGGCCATCTTGATGAAACGACCCCTTTAATGTTCAAGATTTAAGTGAAGTGTCAGAAGGTTTTTTCCATTTTTGTGCACAAACAccctttattttatattaattaTATATAGAATGAATGTATCACACTCTCCCCATCCTACTGACTTTCCCCTTCTGTTTTCTACCTTAATCAATTATTCACATTAGTATAATGttaatatttgacttttttcaGTGGATGGTGCCAAAAGTCGGCATGCTCTGCTGAAGCAACAGGGATGAGGGAAGGGTGGCACGGATCAGACATAGACAAGCCATACTACCCATGTCTTACAGTATAGCACCAACAATATCATGGTGTTTTCAGAATATCCAGACCTTCTCCATTCCCTGGTCACCCAGTTTCCATGTGGAGCCCAGAAGGACACTTTTTGCCTCCTTTTCTATTCTAGTTTGCTGCTCAATTTTAGTAACTCAATGAATTATCCatatagaaataataaagaaGAAGGTTGGGTTAGGGTAGTATCTTAGAGGCCCAGCTGTCTGTTTAGGGTGCATTTGAACAAAGAGTGGAACGATGAGTCAGAATAGAAGAATACCATGTCTCTATATGTCACCTCTCCTTGCTTCCTTCCACAGCTTTAATCCCTATGAATTCATGGCGCTTCTTGCTATGAAGTTTACTGTAGATGAAATTAACAACAGCAGTCAAATTCTGCCTAATGTCAGTCTGGGATATGAAATATATGACACCTGTAATGATGTAAAAGTCATCCAACAAGCAACCTTGAGATTTCTCACGGAAAGAAATGACTCTGTGATCCAGGTCCTTTGTAATTACACAGATTACGAGACAGAAGTGGTGGCTGTGGTAGGACCATCAACATCAGACATGGTTCTGGTCACTGGGAagatgttcggctttttccacttACCGCAGGTAAACACAAATTAAATGCTATGTTTATGTTTTTCTCATTATAATGGCAATTTTGGTTTATGGTAGAAGGTAATACCAACTAGATATGTGGATTTGTATTAGATCTCCCCAACCATCAGGTTCCATTTATAGTTCTGTTGTCCCAGTGGAGGACACTGAACAGTGGGGGGTcccatagcaaagataaaaatggGCCATTATTGCGCCATTTTCATCAACGAGGACAGAATTATGTAgtgtttgtttccccctccaCACCCTTTCCATGAACATTGGGCCAATTCACCACCCTCTTGTTTGTTACCAAAgtagttcctctggagaggggtCCTGCACGGGTCCTAGACACCCAATAGCAAAAGGGATGGAATAAACATGGCTGGGTCCAATAGGACCCAATAGCAGCTGCATGGTATGCCTTTATGATACATATGCCCTTTTGTCATCCTCTCATGTGGCATTAAGAATGAATAGAATTAGGAATGAATAGAAAACATTTGTTGGACAATTAGTTGTTTCTTATCATTAAAACATTAGAAATGACTTCAAAATATTTAGCAACAAAGTTAAATTCTGGATAAATATCCAAACTTTTTACGCCAGACCCTTCAGAATTAACTGTTACAGAAACAATTTACTTCTACCTTGTCgtgctccttccatgtctctcattTCTTATCTTTTCAGATCAGCTATCGGGCTTCCAGTGACAGGCTTAGCGACAAGTCCTCATTTCCATCATTTATGCGCACAGTTCCTAGTGATCAAAAATTAGTGCAAGGAATAGTACAGCTACTTAAGGAATTCCAATGGAACTGGATTACAATAATAGCTAGCATGAATATATCCGGTGAAGAACAACTCTTCCAATTTACATCTGCAGCTTCCCAAAGTGGCATCTGCATCGCTTATCAAGCCTACATCCCACAGAACATTAGTGACCCCAACTTCAACACATCCGTCCAAAAAATACTCATTGATATCCAGAAGACTGGAGTCAATGTCAGCATTGTGTTCTCCACTCTACCAGAAGCTCAGGCTTTTCTTAAAGTGGCCATCGGGACACAGCTGAAAATGGTTTGGATAGCAAGTCCGACATGGTCTCAAGCTCTAACTATCCAGCAAATGCCAGGCCTCAAATCCATTGGCACAGTTATTGCATTTACTGTAAAAAGTAATACAATAtctggatttgaggactacttatgTAATATATTGTACCGGATAGAACAGGAAAGACAGATTTTTGTTAATGCCGGCTCTGTAAATGTAGACAGTCAGTATGTATTCCAGACCTGGGACCTCCAAGAACAGTGCCAGTCATGTAGCATGCTAACTCCAGGGAACATAACAATGCTACAGGACCCGGTAATGCTAAGGCTAGCCTACCAAGTCTATACTGCTGTATACTTCATAGCTCAAGCTATCCATAATCTTATCCATGTTTCAAGGTATAACCAGTATAAAGAAGCATCCAATATCCTCCAATGGCAAGTAAGTACTAGTTTTATTAGAAAAGTGGACTATAAATTTTAGAAATTAGAATCACCGTCTCCGATATTCATCAATGTTCTAttttaaatggacactgactttttTTGTGTGGTGTTGACATAGGTGGAGCACCATCAACTTTGCTCCAGACTCAAAGGTCAACTGCTACCTTTAGTAGACCGACCAGGGTTGCTTGCCAAAGTGCTTCATTTATTCAATGTATCACATTAGCTATTGCTTTGAAACCTCTTAAGGACATATTCCTCAGGATGATGTAGTCCACCCATTTCCTACCTTATTGCCATGAGGGAACCCCTGAAAAATGTTTTTCTACTCTCAAGGAACCCCTGTTTACATTCGGCCGGTAAATCAGTATTTAGCTTTGTATTCTGGCTGAGATTTGTTGCCTGTTTTGCCTGCCAAGCATCATAGAGTAGATTGATATCGGTTTTCCATCCCTGCTGTAAAAGTGGCAGGGCTTGCTGCTGTCTTCTGGGGAGCCCCATAGCAGGTTCCAAGGAACCCCAGGAATCCATGgaactttgtgaaaaaaataatatcttaccTGATGTTGAACATTTTACTCCTAGGTTGCCATAGATCAGGAACTGCAGTGTAAAACAGAGGGGACTAGGGCTCAAGGGCAGAGTAGTGAACATACATTTCTATGAAGCTTGAGTGACTTTGTGACAAAAATATAGGATTGCTTGGCACTGTTTTCTAGTATAGCGCTTTAAGTATGTTTTGCACCTTGATGTGAAGCTCATTATTACAGGCTAAATATAATCCAACTGAAGAATCAGAATACAGTTATAGGGACATCACCCTCAGTTTTGTAAAGTAAGACTATAATTTGATTGTTCAGTTAACAATTTCCATTCTTGCTGTGGTACTCCAGAGTAACCAGTATTTTTGCCATCTGGGGCATAACTATGGGTGGtatagaggtagcagtcgcacctgggtCCTGTTGCCTTTGGGGTCCAAAAGttcccctgttacagattttgcatttggcCTCTGATTGCCATGGACTAGAGCTTATTTAGGTGCCCATTACAGTGTGGCCACATCCTTTATTAATGCGGCTCGCACTTTACCATGACCACCACCAGCAGCAAGTAAGGTTGTGGACATAGAAATCCTATAATTATTTTGCTCTACTCTCTTTCCCATGTCTCCAAGCAATTTgcattacatttttccattgctcCTTCCGCTTTTTTCTTTTGATCATCACTAACTTCACCTCACCTTTGAGTGGAGGTGGGCCTTCCTAACCGATAGATTCCATAGTGTTTATTGCACCTGCCATCCCGGAGGGAACGCCAAGAATAATATCTCATCACCATAAATTATATGCGACTTCATGATGAGAATGgagtaaaaaattaattaaagggcTTCTCCACTTTTTACAATTCTTTCTTGTCACCTAAAAATAAGATGATCACAGGTTGTGTCATTGCAAGGACCCCCAGCGGTCAGCTCTAATCTGTGGGGTAATCCAGTAGCAAATGTTCAATTTCTCTTCAGCACCACCACTGGAGACTTGAAGTATTACATGCGTGGTCCTCCAGCGCGAGAGACACCTTGTAGCCGCTCCTTGTTCTTGCTAACTGTTGAATGTGCCAATTGGGGGTCTTCTCCCTATTACCTCAGAATTccaaaaaaatgggttttctaaaccaggcaacccctttaagtttttttttatattattaataaatgaaTGTAgttattgagttgtgtttttaaCTGATCATCAGATTGTTATGAATCATTTTTTATATTGACATTCAATTTTGTTCTTTTGTAAAAGCTTCTTCAGGAACTAAAAAATGGGAACATCACTGTGGATAACATCAAGCTCGACAGCTACGGTAACCCAAATATTGGCTATGATATCCTAATCTGGACCTATAACAGGACGAACCCATTCTTAACAGTGGGGACATTTCAAGATAAACTGATATTGACAAAATCTCAGATGACGTGGTACAGTTCAAAGGTAATAGGCGAATGTTTAAGTAAGTTCTGTAGAGAAACAGATGTTAAATGCTGACCAGAAAAACCTTTACACATGAAACATATTTTCCTATTTATTTAGATATATTATGcaacatatttaaaatgtttaagtatttcatataTCTTCTTGAAAACCACAAGGGGGAGCCATTCTGCTAGAATTCAAGATTTGAAGGCTTAATACATGTCTCAGTATAGAGTGAGCAAATAACTATACTGAAATAACCAAATATTACATAAACCCATTATTCAGCCCTGCTGCTGCAATCTGTGTGAGATCATTTTTTGGGGTAGAATTGTCCTTAAAatgttttctaaatgtaaataataatcaaaaagaagaaatatTGTAATTTTTCATCATTTCCATATGCAAAtggcaaaaaaagtaaaaataaatatatgtttttattgaGGCAACCCTTTTTTGTCATCATTTTATTTACACCACCAAAATTCTCCTTTGGTCCCTAGTGATATGGCTTCACATTGTCCAAATGCTTCCATTGGACACTACGCAACTGTGGACACAACGTCACCGACCCATATGGGTACTAGAAACAAGTGTAAATTGGGACCAGagcagattttttaatttttttacaggtcTGATCTATTTGGTCTACATGTCTTTAAGTTCAGACCAATCTTTGATGATAGGTCCCCTGCTGTACTTCCCCCACTGCTCTATCTGCAATGCGACAACAGGCAATTTAACATATTAGTCTAAGCCCCAACCTCTTAGTGGAATGTGGAGTTAAATTGGTGGAGTTAAACCTATGGTTTCTCTTTCATATTTCTGCCAGAATGTTTCACTATCTTGCTGAAAATCCTAAAGACTGATGTATACATTTGGTCTCTCTTTTATTTAAATTATGACTAGTAATAAagactttaataaaaaaaaaaaagattgcagtAGTTACTAGTAATAGAAAGAATGGAGTAACTGTTATTTTATCAATTTTGCAGAATGAAGAATGAGCATTTTCAAAGAAAAGTTTATTGCCGCTGTAGGGCCAATACCGCAGGGATACATGCTCATTTGGGGAAATAAGTTATGTACCTACCAATGAGGCAGGCCAATACATTGCTGTAGAACCTCTGGGGTGGAGACATAGAACTGCCCCGCCCCTGAGCAGTGATTCTATTTACAGCTAAGAAAAGAATTCCTGATTTTTCTTTGTTCCAGTTTTTATTGAAGTGTTGCCTTGCTCCTAAAAAGCAGGCGCAGGGGTGACAACTACAACCACAATATACTCCTAATGGCTGATATATGAAATTCACACATTGTACCCTCTAAATCTTTTCTTCAGTGGCATATAAAATCTGTGTGTTAGGAAATTCCTTGTGGAGTTGAATATTATAAATGAGATCACCCCATTATAAACTGAACCTTCTATCTAGAGATATGCAGACTGACTGTTTCTGCAATTTTCTAAATGGTCATTGTTTGGATAATTCATTATCATTATAGGGGTTAATGGTCCAGAATATGTGCTGTGCTAGCAGTAGTTATGTGCTCCCTCCTGCTGCAAAAATAGTCTGAGGTTGATGTCGGTTACCTGCAGAATAGCACTCTAATGTAAATGTAGTGTTGTGTGCTAACAGTGCCGGAGAGAATCAATAATGCAAAAACACTGCAACATTAGTAGCATTAAAAAGGGGAAAAAATGACAGCAGCAACAGCAAACCCTTATCTCAGTGCCGATCATGGTATCCATGTATTATATATTTAGTCAGCTTATTGAAATATTAATGTAAGAAATTCCCGGAGCCAACATTCAAAGCTTTGCAGCTTTATTGCACTCGTATCTAAATATTTACAATGCAAAGTGAGTTCACGGTTGGTAAGATCAGATTTTATGGATATTGGGTTCTTTGTGGTACATGAACATCCCCGTAGTAGAATCACATTAGTCGCTTTTGTTAATCGCAATTTTTTCCCTGTTCAGTGAATCCAGCAGGACTctataaatctacatttttctcaAATTGTATTATTTGCTGGAGTCGAGCGGATTGTCAATCCCTTCAAAAATGCTACTAAACTTAAGTACTGTCATTTATATCTGGTGGCAAGGTTGGAAAATGTTCTTCAGATTGACGTATCTTTCATTAAAATACAATTCTGGATGTCTTTATATTCACAGGTTCCTGAGTCCACCTGCTCCAGGCAGTGCTCCGAGGGTCAAGTCAAAGTAATCAAAGATTTCAAAACTTGCTGCTTTGAGTGTGTTACATGTCCTGAGGGAACCTACGTCAATTCTACAGGTTGCCATTTTacctttttcttttatttctttatgATGTTAACATTGAATGTCTTTCATTACATATAGAGTTTAATAATGCAAATGGCCATATTGCGACCCCATACAAGCTCCGTAGTATAcgggccccatagacttttatgggaccCTACTGTACCACCATATACCTCTGAGATTATAACAAGGTTCTTTAGGTTGTATTCAGTCAGAAAAAAAACCATATGGCAGGCTTTATTGAAATCAATTACAGAggtattgcttctaggggagaatacctccttaTTATGTTGCCATATAAAATCAACATAGAGCAGCAGATGGCGTGCCTATAGCTTCCATACGAGCTCCGTGCCCACTGCAAGCGGCTTTAGGCAGACAAGGACGGTCAGGTTGAAAGTTGTAAGAAGACAAGTAGCGAATAAACTTTATTTGCAGTATACAGTATGAACCACAATGCAGGTACAGGTTCACCACATGGTTGGATAAACAGAACATATTAGATGAGTCgaacaaaaacaattaaaatatgtTAAGGGTTAAACTGGCTGTTGTCAttattttagtgtttttggaAATTATGGATTTTGACTGAAATGTCTTATATCTAGCTACAACTGAAATATGGTGATAAGTGTATATGTTATTGCCAGCCAAGAATAAACAGTCAGTAGGCAAAATGACCATGTACACCTCTCAGATGAAGTTTTTGGCCAATACGTTTTGGTTGAACTAGTTTATGTCTAGGGCTCCAGAGGTCAACTCCAAGTTACAATACCATATGATATGATCCTCAAGGTCATGGCTTAATGAATAGCGATATGATCTTCTAGGTGTTGGCTGAATGAATGGTCATCTGACCAATTCGCATCTGTGCTCCAAAACTTTCCTTTATAATATCTACGCCTACACACATTAGACCAAACGGGCTGATTTTGGCAGGAACGGGCGTGAATCTAATCTGTATGGTGGCCTCCCGACTCCCCCTTCAACAGCAGATGTTGAGTAAAAGAAGAATCAGGCATGTTCTTATACTGCTCTCCTCAGTGaaataaacaaacatacaccCTCGGCCGAGCCGGGTGTGCATATATATGGGGGAGTCAAAATAAATAGCTCTGAAACCAGCAACTGTTTATATAGATATTATGGTTGCTGAGAACTCTTCCGAACTGTCTATAGTAAATCAAATCAGATATTAAGAGAATATGAAGGGGTGAGACAACCCACCTGCTCCAGCCATCTAAAAAAACAAGGACTGAAATTTAGGAACCCCAAAAATTTGGGGTCAAAGAATAACTGTGATGATCCCATGTGTCAAGAGAAGATATGTCAAAAAATGATATTATAACATTTTTGTATCACCATTACCATAGTAAACAGACTTACTTTTACTTCTTCCAGAATGTACATCATGCCAAACTGGTCAATGGTCTAAATCAGGGAGCAAAAGCTGTCAACGTCCAACTTACCTCTACTTATCATGGTTGAACTATTTTGTTATTGTTCTTTTTGGGTTCATGGGACTCATCGTCTGCCTAATTTTTGCAGTCACAGTCATCATATTCCAGCACCGAAATACTCCTCTCTACATGGCTTCTGGTGGCCTGCATTGTTTTATTactttgttgggtctggtgtgtaTGTGTGCTTCAATCTATTTTTACATTGGAGAACTTACAGACTGGATGTGTCTTATACAACAACCTCTACTCTCCTTGAGCTTCTCCATCTTCCTCGCACCCATATTGGTGAAATCCATACAGCTCCTATTCTGCTCCCTATCCTGCAAGTCATGTCTCTACTGGTTCATAAACCCAGGGAGTTGGATTATTTTAATTTGTACCGTCTTGGGTCAGGTTTTCTTCTGCACTATGTTTGTGAGGTCTTCTCAGCTCCTTTCAGTGAAGGTGGCCTCCCTTGATGTCAGATCCCTGTCTATTTACGTGAGCTGTTTATATGAGCCATTGCTACAGTTTGGCTTGATGTTTGCCTACAATGGTCTTCTGGTTTTGTTTTCCTTCATATGTTCTTTTATGGCGGAGAAACCAGTTCACCAATATTACATGGGAAGAGATATCACAGTAGCGATGCTCAGTGTCATTCTGGCCTGGATCATTTTCATACCCACTAATGTCGGCACAGACATTGCCTACAAGTCTCTCGTTCAGATGAGTTTTATCCTTGCCAGCTGTCTGGGGGTTTTATCTACTGTATTTTTCCCCAAAtgctatatattgatctataAAAAGGAACTGAATACCAGTGAATATTTTGGGACTTACAATCCAGACCATCGAGATGAAATTGCAACAGAATAGAGAGACATTTCGACCTCCCGATTTCCTTCGAGACAGTCTTAGAGATGTGAAGTgacttaataataaaataatgcacACTCTACAAACCATGTGTCTTATCTTTTATTCTGAATTGATTAAACATAGGTACTCCCATGGGATAAAATAAACTGTGTAGACACAAACTGTGAAACTGACTGTGCAACTGGGGGAACCTTATATCATAAAATAATTATAACAATTGTTATCTTTTAAAGAGTAATGGCCAATGTAGAGCAGCAGTGTGGCTGTGTTAGCTCATATGTTTTATGCCGACAGGCACCTATTAGGTATTGCCTaaggtctttattaggcccctagcTGCCATAGCAATTCATCGACACCCCACTATTATGTGACAGGGGCTACCAATGGGGTGACAAAGACAGCTCTCTCCTTTTGTCTACACTCTTAGGTGCTGCAGTCACAGATCAAAGATCGGGAACAAGTAATCGTAGGAACGCTCATTCACCCGATCACTGG is part of the Rhinoderma darwinii isolate aRhiDar2 chromosome 10, aRhiDar2.hap1, whole genome shotgun sequence genome and harbors:
- the LOC142662585 gene encoding taste receptor type 1 member 3-like; this encodes MSGFSFIVIISVVNCLSVRALMKKENSTNLKFFSLPGDFKLGGLFAIYNEVEVSGNWTGNKTTQCKNFNPYEFMALLAMKFTVDEINNSSQILPNVSLGYEIYDTCNDVKVIQQATLRFLTERNDSVIQVLCNYTDYETEVVAVVGPSTSDMVLVTGKMFGFFHLPQISYRASSDRLSDKSSFPSFMRTVPSDQKLVQGIVQLLKEFQWNWITIIASMNISGEEQLFQFTSAASQSGICIAYQAYIPQNISDPNFNTSVQKILIDIQKTGVNVSIVFSTLPEAQAFLKVAIGTQLKMVWIASPTWSQALTIQQMPGLKSIGTVIAFTVKSNTISGFEDYLCNILYRIEQERQIFVNAGSVNVDSQYVFQTWDLQEQCQSCSMLTPGNITMLQDPVMLRLAYQVYTAVYFIAQAIHNLIHVSRYNQYKEASNILQWQLLQELKNGNITVDNIKLDSYGNPNIGYDILIWTYNRTNPFLTVGTFQDKLILTKSQMTWYSSKVPESTCSRQCSEGQVKVIKDFKTCCFECVTCPEGTYVNSTECTSCQTGQWSKSGSKSCQRPTYLYLSWLNYFVIVLFGFMGLIVCLIFAVTVIIFQHRNTPLYMASGGLHCFITLLGLVCMCASIYFYIGELTDWMCLIQQPLLSLSFSIFLAPILVKSIQLLFCSLSCKSCLYWFINPGSWIILICTVLGQVFFCTMFVRSSQLLSVKVASLDVRSLSIYVSCLYEPLLQFGLMFAYNGLLVLFSFICSFMAEKPVHQYYMGRDITVAMLSVILAWIIFIPTNVGTDIAYKSLVQMSFILASCLGVLSTVFFPKCYILIYKKELNTSEYFGTYNPDHRDEIATE